The DNA segment GTCAAATGGATGTCCACTAACATGTAATATTCTTGTCAAAAACtctattaattagataaaatcatcTATCTTGTTTTTTAATGTTTCAGCAGTGCTAGTACTATAGCAGTTATTTTTCAAATCAAGAAGTTGTTTCGAGTATAATCACAAATCATAAGTTATCACTTGTTATTTAACAAAAAAAACACTCTTAAACAGAGTTGAAGATGTTCATGTCAGAATTTGATGAAAAAGGAGATGGCTGCATGCATTAATCGAGCTAATACATGGATTTCAAATTATCCCTTTAAACCAATATTTATAAGGCCTATCACATGTCCAGACACACGTCTCATTGCATGTGGAACACAGTTTTTGACTTGAAATAATTGTTAGAACATGCCTAGCACTCATCCTTGTCTATTACTACATAAGaagcaaaaaaatctaaaatggaaACAATTAGGAAAATTAAAGGTCTACTACagacaattgaaaataaaaacaaattgtgTAACTGCTTACAATAAAAAAAAGCATTAACAAGCGCTCTCTGTTCAGAATTACTAGAACTCAAATGTGTAAAGCAACTTTACCACATCTAATAGTTTCAGTGCTTAAAATCCTGAAGAGACTAAGAAATACTAGACTTAGTTATCATTTGGTTGATAACCAGATGCATATGCACGGACTACATTATCTCTCTTTAATATTGAGAAGAACAATGATTTCCAAAATCATATAAGCTCCTTAGTTGGATTGTGGGGCATACACAAAAACTAAATGTACTAAGTGCATCACTTGTTTCAGTGACTCACTATTTaaggcatgaaaatatgtcaaaatatgcagaaaagaagtttagattttatgtaaGTTAACTGAAATTGTTCGCATCAGTAAATTATCTAATGTTATCATGCATCTGAACAGAAGTGTAAAATATACTTGCCTGAACTAAATCCTTCTCTTCTATCAATGACTTTACCGTTCCACCTTTTGATAAAAGCTCAAAAAGTATCTGCGGACATTGAATCAATAAAACTAATGAAAAAAAGGGGTAAAATGAGACAGCACTAAACTTTTGTGATGCACACAATGTGTTATTTGAACTCCATGTATGGATGTTTTAGCATGTGACACATGAATGCATACATAGGAACAACACTAGCATCCTTTCCTATAAAAGCCACAGCAAGACCATAAATAAATTGCAGTCATGTTGTAGTTTGTGAGTTATTTGGTAGGAGGATATATGAGAGAGCTACTCAGTGTGATCAACAGATATAAAGCCAAACGACTTTATCATATATAAGTTCTTTATCAATATAATGACTTCTATGATATTATCATGTTCTTAGAAAACTTATCAGAAAGAGCATTTAAGCCAATTAAAAATGTGATATCACATAAGATTTAAGGTCAAAGCACAAGGCAAAAGAGAAATAACCAACAATTGATTGTTTCTCCAAAAAGAAACATAGTATGCTTAATTAAAGTCAGATTCCCAGTGAGAATGCCAACAAGTAACAATTAGCTTAACACACCAGGTAGTGAAAATGtgacaataaagaaaaaaattaggaaaCCACAaccatttttcttgatgagacaaGTAGCTAGTTAGTTATCTTTACAGGTTGACAGTTTCATTTACATCAGATGAGCCATAATAAAAGTATTGAATAAAATGTTCATACCAAGGAAGTGCAAAAGATCACACTTTTACCTCCTTCCCAATCTTCCCACTAATGGTTCCATTTTTTATTGAAGCTATTAACTCAGAAAGCTCTACTGGTgttaatttgatttcatttattGAAAGTCGTTCATTCTTCAGAAAAGCTGCAATGTCACCCATAATCCAGTTGGCAGCCAACTTTGCATCAGCACCATTCTCAACAGAAGCATCAAAAAATTCAGCAACCTGAGAAATTTATATGCTCAGTGTGGCCATCTTTTACCAGCTTAACAAAAAATAGCTACTATTTCTAAAGTTACTTACCATTCATAAGTGATACTTACATGATTGTCATTGGCAAGAAAGAGAACATCTTGCATGTTGAGACCCAATTTTTCATATCGTCTGCGTTTTGCTTCTGGGAGCTCAGGCAAAACTTGTTGAATTTTGTCAACATAGTCTTTTGTCAGAATAACTTCAGGTAGGTCAGGCTCAGGAAAATATCTGTAATCTGCTAGTCCTTCCTTTTTCCTCATTGTAAAAGTTTTCTGCAAACAGAAAAAGTCacgattaaatataaaaaattacatgTACAACTGATGGAGATGGAGTTATGTACTAGAAGGAAGATGACAACCTGAGCACCTTCTTCCCATAAACGAGTTTCTTGTACAATTTGATCACTTTGACCTTGGCTATGAAGATGAACCTGTCTTGAGATCTCATAATCTATGGCCCTATTCATTGCAGAAAATGAATTCATGTTCTTTATTTCAACCTGTTAATGCAACAAGCAAAAGTGTCCTAACCATCAATCTCTGTGataaaaatttaagatcattTGTGCTATATCAAGCAACAGTTATAACCAAATAGAAGCACTAACAACGGtcaaataataaatctttaaTAAATGAAATAATAAACTGATACACTGTTAATTGACCCTGGAACCCTATCGAGGACCAGTTTAAATCAAGTTTATGCATAACCTGGGCCTAATTGGCCATGGATCAGCCTTCTTGATCATTGAAGGGGCCAACATTTTTGGTTGGTTCAGCATGTTACAGCCCAATAGAgcctaataattaaaaaaaagggcATTCACAAAGATTAGGAGAAGCAGACAAAGATAGGAAAGTGAAGCCCAACCCTGGTACAAGTCAGGATGGGAAAGACCTTCAAATTGCACTCCTAATAAAATTAGAAAGAAGAGGGCAGATTTACATTGTAACGACTCTTAGTGATACTTATAGCATTTTTCCTGTAATTTTTGGAATAATTTTGTCATTTTAGTAGTTATTTTAGGAAGTATTTGCGATCTTATTATAAGCCCAACTAGCGTCCAGTGGTCTTCCTATGGCATGATATAGGTTAGATAAAACATTTTGCTAACAGTACATATATTTTAGAGGgtttcaaaatcacttttcgtagGATTTTATGGAATAATGAGGGTTCAAAATTAAATATCACAAGCCATTTTAGTAACCTATACATATGTTAGCATGTAAGCACATATAAATTGTTATGTTTCTCTGTTTATCTTTCTTTATTACAGTATATTAAGtttgtttagaaaaattttctagtGTAACCCTGTAAGGCTGTAACTTCATGAAATATCCTATATACCCATGTAAAAttgcatatattatatatattcctACAAAGTCAAAAACCATGTTACTGTACCACTGCCCTTGAATTACTCGGTCAGTGTGAGACTTAAAAGAGTGTTAAGGCTGGATTAATGCTGGTGAAAGAGTAGGTAACCTGTATTAAACTAACATGAGTTAAATTGGCAAAAAAAATGCTTCTACATGGTCAAATGTTGACCTGTTGCAAGGTTACAACTACTTTTATCTACcgatgaaagagaagaaaaaccctGGTCAACACTAGATGACAAGGACTCGGTGTTTTATTTATATGAAAGACTAACAGTAGACCATGTGGATTATGAAATAAGCAAATAGTACCTTTGTTCCAAAATTTGATTGTCCTACTGGACGAACAGAAATATTTACATCACAACGAAGTGAACCTTCTTGCATATTTCCATTGCTTATTCCAAGATACCTAACCAGCCTCTGTATCTCTGCAGCATATTCTGCAGCCTCAAGTCCACTCCTCATATCGGGCTCAGAGACAATCTCCAGTAAAGGCACCCCTGCCCTATTCAGATCCACCTGCCAAAAAAGCCCCACAAAGCATTTGATATCACCATGCAAATATCATGTTAGCAAACTACAAATAGTTCCAAGTATAACGAGAGAAACTGACCTGGGAATAACTCCCCGTTTCTGAGTGAATTAGTTTTCCTGCATCTTCTTCCATATGAACTCTAGTTATCCCAAACCTTCTATGACCACCACCAAACTCAACTGGAAGATCCAAATCAATGAACCCTTTAATTGCTATCGGGATGTCAAATTGTGATATTTGGTATCCTTTAGGGAGATCTGGGTAAAAGTATTGCTTTCTGTCAAACTTGGAGGTCATGGACAATCTGCAGTTGAGTGCAAGGCCTAGCTTCACGGCAAATTCAATGACCTTGGAGTTCAAAACTGGTAGAGTACCAGGATGTCCCATGCAGACAGGACAAACAGTAGTGTTTGGTTGTGATCCATAGAGGTAAGGGCAGCTGCAGAATGCTTTGGTAAGGGTTGATAGTTGCACATGGGTCTCTATACCAATAATAGTTTCATATCCAAGAATTTTTTGTTCTACACTTGTTTTAGTTGTCGCATGAACTGATGCCTCTTTCAGAGTGCTAGTGGTGCTCTCTGCTTGGGCATTGATGCGAGTCTTTGAAGCTTGCAATGTGCGAAAAAGAGCACTACTGGTCCTGATGAACAAAGCTGATTGGTTGAGGAAAATATGGTTGGTTCTAATTCCTCCATGATATATCAAAGCCATCATCACCCCTTGATCGCCAGATATATTTAGCCCACCACCAACAAAAAGCTTCAAGCAAGCATCCCacctaaagaaagcaagaaaaatctgAGAAAATTCTAAGCAAGAGAATAGCTTCAGAAAAAAAAGGTACTCAAGTTGATTATGCAGTTCATAACTAACAAACTCTTATAATATATATACGCACAATGTCTGAGGCAATAACCAATTATGTTAAGTATGATCTATAAGGTTCAAAAATATATAACTTAAAattcatataattataatatattcagtGTATTCATCAAAATAGCAGAAAATGaacaacataaaaaaaacattgTCTACAAAATTAGAATCTGATGTGCTCGATAATGATTGAAGTGATTAATTTATATTATCAATACTCAGATGACTGCATTCAAAATTGTTTCGTTACGATACTTACACCATTGATCAACTCAAAAGATATTTCATGCTGTTAAAACAGATAATTTAGGAACAGAAACCCAAAAACCCTAAAACTGTATGCAGCAATCTCTCCTCCCTTACACTATAAGATCAACAATAACATGATGAAATAAACTGCAAAATACTTTCTCCTCCCTTACACTATAAGATCAACAATAACATGATGAAATAAACTGCAAAACACTTGCTTTGTTTGATCTTTGATCACCGCACTCCTATTCCTGGCGGTTTTCGTAACCCTTGTCGGCGGTGAAGCACGAAAGAGGGGCCGGATAAGGGCGGTCTTGTATGACGACAACCTGTTGCTGCAAGGTCAGTTCGAGCGAGGCGTTACCTCCTGCAGAAGTTCCCGTAAGATTCGTGCTTTCCACCACCTAGTCCAGCTGCCGCCGCCGCCCGATAGCCGCGGGGTCAGGAGGAAGAAAGGAACGTGGTGCCTCTTCGTGCGGCTACGCCCAAATCGGGATGGATAATACATTTCGAAATATTGGGGCGGAAATTGAAGCGTTTTTATAGTGAAAATTACGGGTCGGATTTTGGCCTTGGACCCAAACCCGATTTGGTCGTCTCCCCAGGGGCCCGCGGCGCGAGTGCGGGTGGGACTTGGCTTCGGTGAACCGGTTGCAACGTTTCGGTTCAACTCAAGTCGAGTTAATTTCAATGACTCTCCTCTTTCAAGAATACCTTGCATCTAAGAATCGAAGATGTTTCATTTGAAGGGTTCTCATCTGTCTCCCTTCACTGACTGCACTTCCTAATGCACCAGGGATTTATGCTAATCGTGTGAACTTTATACATCATTATTGTTCCATTGGCATGCAAGAAGATAGAACACATGGAAATAGATACCAAAACCAAGAGGATAAGAATGGGCCCATGAAAAGTTCAGCCGTGTCATCATTTGCTGTGGCATGTTATCATGACATTGGCATGCTGTGTTTTGACTAGGTTTTGAATCTACAGAGATCGAGGGAGGGAGGAATTGCACTATTCCTGCTTTGTATTCTGATGGCAGGATGGGTTGGGTGATGGCttaaatgctctctctctctctctctctaggccaTTCGAGTTCGGTTTACTGGTCCTTTTATTGATGGCTCACCTCCCTTTCACAGTGAAGGAGAGTTCAACTGTTGAGTTAGGTCTTCTGCTATCCTCCGCAGCATTCCTTTTGCCTCCTCCTATGCGTCAGCATTCATACACTAGAACTATTGGACTGAGAATGGTCAACTACAAAAGTGGGGTTTCAATCTCAGAGGCTTCCACATTAATGCTCTCAGCTTTACCTTTCTGCACCTTTGGGGTTCCGACAGCAGAAGTTTCAGACTCACAGGGCAGTGCTGTAAATGAAGATTGAATCACAATACAGCAGAAGTTTCTGCACCTTTTATGAGGATTGAATCATGATGACCGTGTTTTCGACACCTCATGAAACACTCTTACAGCTTGAAGAGATGTCATGATTATTCTCTTCTTTTATGGTCATCAGATTCAGAAGTAGAAGAGCTGCAAAGCCAAGAGAAGCTATATATATGTGCTACTTCACTGCAGTGTAATGCACGAAGGAAACCCAGAAGAGTTTAGAGAAGGATGGCCATTAAATAACTTGCAAACAATAAGTACTCATATCAGAGTGTGTATTAAAAGCTGAATAGTAAAGCCGGTGAACTCATACAATGAAGTCTACGGGAACTACAGAAACCACAACTGCTGCATGACTTCAACACAAGAAGAGGACGAGAAATCCgagagacattatctccctctatATATGTTTATATCTCATTATCTCCATCAATTAGCCATTCTCCAAATCTTAACCTGAAGTGCAGTGAAAGCAGAGATGGATCAGCAGAAAAGGCAGCATTTGGCATGCATGAGATCCACGTACCTGCGTGCATGAACGGGTCCTCTGTTAAAAGTTATATGATCTCAGATGATCGTGAAGAAAGATAGGTGTATGACACACAGTTGGTCTCTTACAGAGGTTTAATGGCTGGGCTATCGTCGCCGCTGGCCGTGCTTGGCTTCATGACGCTAGCAAGTCCGGTGTCGTATGATCCATCGGCGGCCAGCTTCGCTGCCGGATCTTCTTCGTAGTGCCTCGGCATCGTAagatagttgacgtcgatgagccCATGCCCGGTGGCGGCGGACTGGTACTTGGAGAGCTCGGACATGGCGGCGGACAGGTCGACACGGAGCTGGCGAAGCTGGCGCTGGAGGAGGGAGATGACGCCGACGCAGCCGTAGACGGGATCGCGGAGGCGCATGTCGGCCTCGTAGGCGAGGGAGTTGACGGCGTCCTCGCGTTGGTAAGGGTGCAACTCATTGAGCAGCTTCGTGACGTTGCTGGCCCCGAACACCCGGTGCACGTGCACGAACTTTTGCGGCTGGTCCGGCGGGAAGTAGGGGGCGAACACGCACTCCGGCTGGCACTTTCGCCGCAGGAACTTGCAGGCCGCGCATGGCGATGCTGCTgcagccgctgccgccgccgataCCATCTCACGCACAGCTGACACAGGAAGACAAGCATAAAAGACTAATGCCAGAAAGAACTGCTCCCTCTGAATACATAATGAACTCTAAAAGCGTAAGCTAAGGACGTGATTCCAGTCGTCGTAGTAGTGAATAGTTGTAGACCAACTAAGATGCATCTAATGGCCTCCTTCTTGGAGCTTGTTTCACCTGCACAGCAGAAAAGAGGAGGTAAATGGGGAACCTTATTCCTCGCTTGTTCGACTCTCGCCCTCGATGCCGAAGTCAAAGGCAGCAGAAGAGGGCAAACGGAAGCtgagaggagggagaggagatGGAAGATTTGTGAACGAAGGGATAgttgaggaagaagagaatggCAGCAGATTTATAGACAGCTTATGTCGTGATTTAACTACGTgtgacatgagagagagagagagagagagagagagagaggaatgagcATGTCGTGATACGACCTCTTTGGCTGGTCCCCCGCGGGCGGGGCTCTTCTTTCTCGGCTGAGCAGGTCAGACCCGCCAAGCTCCGACCACTGATAGGGCAGAGAGGATGGGTCCCAACGGACACGTGGGACAAAAAATGGTGTTCGATGTCTCCGTGCCGAACTTGTTTTGGAGGACAGACGGCATAATCGCGGGAATACCATCGACTCACTCGAGTCAGATGAACATTTAATGCCATGATGGTCCCAACTCATACGTACCCAATAAAGTTTCCATCTACCAACAAAAGTCATTTTTTTAAGATGTTTCATATCTAGATTTTTAATGtttaccttttctttttcttggtttgATTCAGAAAAACACACAAATTAATATATGCAATGCAATTATAATAGTATATATTAATTTGGGGAAATCAAAATACAAATTCCTTCCCCGACTTCCCCTCCTTCTCCTATATTAACCTATATaaaacatgatatatatatatatatatatatatatatatatatatatatgatttatatatttttattaagacatccgGATGTTAGCATGTTTGTCACACATAGAAAATCACATTTAGCAGTACATGCAAGATCACCTACATTAGCATGACACATGTTTAACATAGTTTTACAAAGAAACTATAATGTGATAGACGTTGCTTGAAAAGAATAAGAGCTACATAGCCTTTACACAAGATGATCATTTGGCATTGGTGTACATACATTCTCTCTATTGGAATACTGCAACCAATCTGTTAATATGATCCATTACCATGTACTGCTTGCTAAACTTTGTGTTTCTTCAGGATTACAGGTTCTATGATGACATCAAGTGTATCACATGCTTCACATTAAAAAGAACTTGCAGATAAATCGAACATAGCCTGCCTGCATACAGAAACTAGGTGTTGCTTTGCTTTGCAGTTAAATGCATCACATGCTTTGCCTCCTTTATGAGATGCTCTATGTTCAAACCTCAGCCAAATAATGATGCTTTAGGAATTCC comes from the Musa acuminata AAA Group cultivar baxijiao chromosome BXJ1-10, Cavendish_Baxijiao_AAA, whole genome shotgun sequence genome and includes:
- the LOC135595286 gene encoding glutamyl-tRNA(Gln) amidotransferase subunit B, chloroplastic/mitochondrial-like, producing the protein MMALIYHGGIRTNHIFLNQSALFIRTSSALFRTLQASKTRINAQAESTTSTLKEASVHATTKTSVEQKILGYETIIGIETHVQLSTLTKAFCSCPYLYGSQPNTTVCPVCMGHPGTLPVLNSKVIEFAVKLGLALNCRLSMTSKFDRKQYFYPDLPKGYQISQFDIPIAIKGFIDLDLPVEFGGGHRRFGITRVHMEEDAGKLIHSETGSYSQVDLNRAGVPLLEIVSEPDMRSGLEAAEYAAEIQRLVRYLGISNGNMQEGSLRCDVNISVRPVGQSNFGTKVEIKNMNSFSAMNRAIDYEISRQVHLHSQGQSDQIVQETRLWEEGAQKTFTMRKKEGLADYRYFPEPDLPEVILTKDYVDKIQQVLPELPEAKRRRYEKLGLNMQDVLFLANDNHVAEFFDASVENGADAKLAANWIMGDIAAFLKNERLSINEIKLTPVELSELIASIKNGTISGKIGKEILFELLSKGGTVKSLIEEKDLVQIVDPAAIEALVDKVLAANPKQLQQYRGGKTKLQGFFAGQVMKESKGKANPLVLNKILVDKLNGGN
- the LOC135595133 gene encoding protein ASYMMETRIC LEAVES 2-like; translation: MVSAAAAAAAASPCAACKFLRRKCQPECVFAPYFPPDQPQKFVHVHRVFGASNVTKLLNELHPYQREDAVNSLAYEADMRLRDPVYGCVGVISLLQRQLRQLRVDLSAAMSELSKYQSAATGHGLIDVNYLTMPRHYEEDPAAKLAADGSYDTGLASVMKPSTASGDDSPAIKPL